A region from the Bacillus sp. Marseille-P3661 genome encodes:
- the nadD gene encoding nicotinate-nucleotide adenylyltransferase, with translation MGRYGVFGSACDPITIGHLVTMEMVIDRRKLDGMILVPSSDKRRDKERQLTSNEHRLNMVKLAIADNDKIQVNTIEMDASGWETYTFETMQKLKKEYPKDELQFVMGADNLAQITSWHKGGELIENNKFIVMGREGFDMAEIIARDSFLVKNEHRFDCLSKGFSIETSSTLIRSRIRDGLSVRYLVPQLALDYALEHNIYSN, from the coding sequence GTGGGAAGATACGGAGTATTTGGTTCCGCTTGTGACCCGATTACGATTGGACATCTGGTAACCATGGAAATGGTGATTGATCGAAGGAAGTTAGACGGAATGATTTTGGTACCCTCCTCTGATAAAAGAAGAGATAAAGAAAGGCAATTAACATCGAATGAACATCGATTAAATATGGTTAAATTAGCGATTGCAGATAACGATAAAATTCAGGTTAATACAATTGAAATGGATGCATCAGGTTGGGAAACTTATACCTTTGAAACTATGCAAAAGTTGAAAAAAGAATACCCAAAGGACGAATTACAGTTTGTAATGGGAGCAGATAACTTAGCGCAAATCACGAGCTGGCATAAAGGCGGAGAGTTAATTGAAAACAATAAATTCATCGTTATGGGAAGAGAAGGATTTGATATGGCAGAGATTATAGCGAGGGATTCATTCCTTGTTAAAAATGAACATCGTTTCGATTGCTTAAGTAAGGGCTTTAGCATCGAGACCAGTTCTACGTTGATTCGCTCGCGAATTAGGGATGGACTTAGTGTGAGATACCTTGTACCGCAGCTAGCATTAGATTATGCACTTGAACATAATATTTACTCAAATTAA
- a CDS encoding NUDIX hydrolase has translation MTREKNLKTSGKYDYIKYITPDGYTSDIAIFTILSEMVGPHKPPRKTLKLMLIMRAEKDSKGEPNVEGGKWALPGGFIKPDETAYEAAVRELEEETGVTGVKIKHFGIYDKPGRDTRGWIISNAHYAIVPEHHLNKMQAGDDAAEVGLFDLKEIEKLSIAFDHKQIISEALWFIKKDMALTTLAKNFLPKEFVLSELQGVLLTVLDEEWLKRDAQFFRKGPTLPFIEKVTDNGKLKKTKKWSKSSAQLYQFNDFEPIISIYNAKY, from the coding sequence TTGACTAGAGAAAAAAACTTAAAAACTAGTGGAAAATATGACTACATCAAATATATTACGCCGGATGGATATACTTCTGATATCGCTATATTCACTATTTTGTCAGAGATGGTAGGTCCTCATAAACCGCCGAGGAAAACATTGAAACTTATGTTAATTATGCGAGCGGAAAAGGATTCCAAAGGAGAACCAAATGTCGAAGGTGGGAAATGGGCGCTACCGGGAGGGTTTATTAAACCTGACGAAACGGCTTATGAAGCGGCCGTTCGGGAGCTTGAAGAGGAAACTGGTGTAACTGGCGTCAAGATTAAGCATTTTGGTATTTACGATAAACCAGGAAGAGATACAAGGGGCTGGATTATTTCAAACGCCCATTACGCTATTGTACCAGAACATCATCTAAATAAAATGCAAGCAGGAGATGATGCTGCAGAAGTAGGGTTGTTTGATTTAAAAGAAATTGAAAAACTTTCAATTGCTTTTGACCATAAGCAGATTATTTCTGAAGCACTGTGGTTTATTAAAAAAGATATGGCCTTAACAACATTGGCTAAGAACTTTTTGCCAAAGGAATTTGTCCTTTCAGAGCTTCAGGGTGTGCTGTTAACAGTTTTAGATGAAGAATGGCTTAAAAGAGACGCCCAGTTTTTTAGAAAAGGGCCTACCTTGCCATTTATTGAAAAAGTGACAGACAATGGGAAATTAAAGAAAACAAAGAAATGGTCGAAAAGTAGTGCTCAACTTTATCAATTTAATGATTTTGAGCCCATCATTTCTATTTATAACGCAAAGTACTAA
- a CDS encoding cysteine hydrolase family protein, producing MEMKALINIDYTNDFVAENGVLHCGEPGRAIEERVVVITEEFAKRGDFVIFAIDTHYKGDPYHPETKLFPPHNIAETDGINLFGKLDKFYQNNKEQENIYYMPKTRYSAFAGTDLEVKLRERGITEVHLVGVATDICVLHTAVDAYNKGFKIVIYKDAVASFNSAGHEWALGHFQTALGAEIK from the coding sequence ATGGAAATGAAAGCGCTAATTAATATTGATTATACAAATGATTTTGTAGCAGAAAATGGGGTTTTACATTGTGGTGAGCCAGGGAGAGCGATTGAAGAGCGTGTTGTAGTAATTACTGAGGAATTTGCGAAACGTGGTGATTTTGTCATTTTTGCTATTGATACACATTATAAAGGAGATCCGTATCATCCTGAAACAAAACTCTTTCCACCACATAATATTGCTGAAACAGATGGCATAAATCTTTTTGGTAAACTTGATAAATTTTATCAAAATAATAAAGAGCAAGAAAATATTTATTATATGCCAAAGACACGTTATAGTGCTTTCGCAGGAACGGACCTAGAAGTCAAGTTACGGGAACGGGGTATAACAGAAGTTCATTTAGTTGGTGTTGCAACTGACATATGTGTATTGCACACAGCGGTAGACGCCTATAATAAAGGATTTAAAATAGTGATATACAAAGACGCAGTGGCTAGTTTCAATTCTGCAGGACATGAATGGGCATTAGGTCATTTCCAAACTGCACTTGGAGCAGAAATCAAATAA
- a CDS encoding response regulator, producing MIKVLFADDHEMVRIGVSAYLSSQTDIDVIAEADDGGEAVKLALELKPDIILMDLVMKEMDGIEATKMIIQSWPDAKIIIVTSFLDDEKVYPALEAGAVSYMLKTSKANEIADAIRATYKGQSVLEPEVTGKIMTKMRQKPVEHLHDQLTERELEILLLMAEGKTNQDIADQLFISQKTVKVHVSNILGKLEVQDRTQAVIYAFKHDLINMK from the coding sequence ATGATTAAAGTACTATTTGCAGATGATCATGAAATGGTTCGGATTGGAGTTTCGGCATATCTTTCTTCACAAACTGACATTGATGTGATTGCAGAAGCAGATGACGGAGGGGAGGCAGTTAAGCTAGCGCTTGAGCTTAAACCCGATATTATTTTAATGGATTTAGTGATGAAAGAAATGGATGGGATTGAAGCAACTAAAATGATTATTCAATCATGGCCTGATGCAAAAATAATCATTGTTACTAGCTTTTTAGACGATGAAAAAGTCTATCCTGCACTTGAAGCTGGTGCAGTTAGTTATATGTTAAAAACATCTAAAGCAAACGAAATTGCGGATGCTATACGGGCAACATATAAAGGACAATCTGTTCTTGAACCGGAAGTTACTGGTAAAATAATGACAAAAATGCGCCAAAAGCCTGTGGAGCATCTACATGATCAATTAACAGAGCGTGAACTTGAAATTCTATTACTAATGGCTGAAGGAAAAACAAATCAAGATATTGCAGATCAACTCTTTATATCCCAAAAAACTGTAAAGGTACATGTTAGTAACATTCTAGGAAAACTAGAAGTCCAAGATCGAACTCAAGCAGTAATATATGCCTTCAAACATGATCTGATAAATATGAAATAA
- the nadE gene encoding ammonia-dependent NAD(+) synthetase: protein MRKLQKEIIEATKVQPVINPAEEIRRSIEFLKEYLIKYPFLKSLVLGISGGQDSTLTGKLAQLAVDELNEELKEEKYAFIAVRLPYGIQRDEDDCQHALKFINPSKTYTVNIKPAVDASVNSLKAAGVELTDFLVGNEKARERMKVQYSIAGAHSGVVLGTDHSAENVTGFFTKFGDGAADLVPIFRLNKRQGKQLLKELGCPDHLYLKTPTADLEDNKPQLPDEVALGVTYEEIDDYLEGKEIAQESAEKIETHYLKTEHKRQAPITVFDDWWKK, encoded by the coding sequence ATGAGAAAGTTACAAAAAGAGATCATCGAAGCAACAAAAGTGCAGCCGGTTATCAATCCAGCTGAAGAGATAAGAAGGAGCATTGAGTTTCTAAAAGAGTATTTAATAAAATATCCATTCCTAAAGAGTCTTGTGCTAGGAATATCAGGGGGGCAAGACTCTACTCTTACAGGGAAACTTGCGCAATTGGCAGTAGATGAGTTAAATGAAGAGCTGAAAGAAGAAAAGTATGCATTTATTGCAGTTCGCTTACCGTATGGGATTCAAAGAGATGAAGACGATTGTCAGCACGCCTTGAAATTTATTAACCCCAGCAAGACATATACGGTGAATATAAAGCCAGCCGTCGATGCAAGTGTAAATTCGTTGAAAGCTGCTGGTGTAGAGTTAACTGATTTTTTAGTTGGTAATGAAAAAGCGAGAGAGCGCATGAAGGTGCAATATAGTATTGCAGGAGCTCATAGTGGAGTAGTTTTAGGAACAGATCATAGTGCGGAGAATGTAACAGGTTTTTTCACTAAGTTTGGCGACGGAGCAGCTGATCTTGTCCCTATTTTCCGCTTGAACAAGAGGCAAGGGAAACAGCTATTAAAAGAACTCGGTTGCCCTGATCATTTGTACTTAAAAACACCTACTGCAGACTTAGAAGATAACAAACCGCAATTACCGGATGAAGTGGCGTTAGGAGTGACTTATGAAGAAATTGACGATTACCTCGAAGGAAAAGAAATAGCTCAAGAAAGTGCTGAAAAAATTGAAACGCACTATTTAAAAACTGAACACAAACGCCAAGCACCGATAACAGTTTTTGATGATTGGTGGAAGAAATGA
- a CDS encoding PD-(D/E)XK nuclease family protein, whose product MGRLLFTSLSDIASQERLCQWYTFQTNEVKPIYYLLPSMKWFQHARKRQPGIRFQTFDDLAILILQQQNYQFTQITEEERFFFFCEILDKANTYNSYKELVQQAKAYAETYGQLKRLGLTIEQTPRPLLDLQPIFKKYEDVYRDAKGFMDPENRIFKAVELGRHLTEFPLSHVVIDGYSDFSPVQYSLIQYLLASAVPVTIYLPEFKTPLINITVSTLKTMGFTTYNEELSFLDRTICKKKERTSATTIEEEIHGVLDSIDKQRNGNRYDQYGLVFVNEEIYLPELERISLSKRIPIKKVINKSLTETGIFAFITIILQQHVPQQTKWEQVHLVDSVAKLCFIEPTKYNQIKEQFIANREICHDDVCSIVASIVDYQQSLEEKQTIRKYNESLLGLLDKLPLPSTWKQIIKTKSSKQIKAVALELRAFNTLIEFLRYSLDDEKPLPIQSVNVHLDTYQVWLLSRLEHERLYIDRAPHDGIEIYSFRDAPIFKGKHLFVLGLNEGEFPKQTKLSGYFQERYVDEIDSPYPLPLASYFRLKDDAAFAQLEYIATYLSFSYVEGMNPNQPMLPSKYIVDSTLYVKPTNYSSINRLNNNTYVSDDELDEKLAYHAGIGKILKQEPVILKQFRRNLAYLEKGTERISAKWETSLLSSNISITKLERYAACPFRYSLEQVLKVEPPIEKQTKIDPRETGNMLHRIIEEFYKEVKGRPFKDLQIFYNNKAEEKLETIFEKEWEVIVQKHYELSRRILNKEKEEWWKKLRKWLAAEKHRFWENDQIAEMSIFRIEEPVQLSIDMPNNEPLVLTGKIDRIDIDEHGFVIYDYKSSNKNLDFENEIPSGIVLQVPLYMMALEQEFNEGRFKAHVIKKAEPIGGGYISVKDPNLRNKNTVWIDESHKMRFEPNVKIKPNIERINSETLINDYQFPALIEKLWRGTATDFSVKPYSSASCKYCNYKMICRVTTEKHGKE is encoded by the coding sequence GTGGGTCGGTTACTATTTACATCGTTGTCAGACATCGCATCACAGGAACGACTGTGTCAATGGTATACTTTTCAGACAAATGAAGTGAAACCAATTTATTACCTTTTACCATCAATGAAATGGTTTCAACATGCTCGGAAAAGACAGCCTGGTATACGATTTCAAACTTTCGATGATTTGGCAATTCTTATTCTACAGCAACAAAATTATCAATTTACGCAGATTACTGAGGAAGAACGGTTTTTCTTTTTTTGTGAAATTCTTGACAAAGCGAACACCTATAATTCATACAAAGAATTAGTTCAACAGGCAAAAGCATATGCTGAAACATATGGCCAATTGAAACGCCTTGGGCTAACAATTGAACAAACCCCCCGACCACTACTCGATCTTCAACCTATATTTAAAAAGTATGAGGATGTTTATCGGGACGCAAAAGGGTTTATGGATCCAGAAAATCGGATATTTAAAGCGGTTGAACTAGGGAGACATTTAACTGAATTTCCATTGAGTCATGTAGTAATCGATGGTTATAGCGATTTTAGTCCAGTTCAATATTCATTAATACAGTATTTATTAGCATCTGCTGTACCAGTAACTATTTATCTTCCGGAGTTTAAGACACCTTTAATTAATATAACCGTCTCAACTTTAAAAACGATGGGATTTACTACATATAATGAGGAACTGAGTTTTCTCGATCGTACGATTTGCAAGAAAAAAGAACGAACTAGCGCAACGACTATCGAAGAGGAAATTCATGGTGTACTAGATTCAATTGACAAACAAAGAAATGGAAATCGTTATGATCAATATGGACTTGTATTTGTAAATGAGGAAATTTATTTACCAGAGCTTGAGCGAATTAGCTTATCTAAACGTATTCCTATTAAGAAGGTTATAAATAAATCACTTACTGAAACTGGTATCTTTGCTTTTATTACTATTATTCTTCAGCAGCATGTCCCCCAGCAAACTAAATGGGAACAAGTTCATTTGGTTGATAGTGTCGCCAAGTTATGTTTCATAGAGCCAACTAAGTATAACCAAATTAAGGAACAATTTATCGCTAATCGGGAAATTTGCCATGATGATGTGTGCTCAATTGTGGCTAGCATTGTGGATTATCAACAATCATTAGAAGAAAAACAAACTATTAGAAAATATAATGAAAGCCTACTAGGGCTTTTGGACAAGCTGCCACTACCATCTACTTGGAAACAGATCATTAAGACCAAATCATCAAAACAGATCAAGGCCGTCGCATTAGAATTACGAGCTTTTAATACCTTAATAGAATTTCTCAGGTACAGTTTGGACGATGAGAAACCGTTACCAATTCAATCTGTAAATGTTCACCTTGACACGTATCAAGTATGGTTGTTAAGTAGACTCGAACATGAAAGGTTATATATAGACCGTGCACCACATGATGGGATAGAAATTTATTCTTTTCGAGATGCACCAATATTCAAGGGAAAACATTTATTTGTTCTAGGTCTAAATGAAGGAGAGTTTCCGAAACAAACGAAACTTAGTGGTTATTTTCAGGAAAGATATGTCGATGAAATAGATAGTCCATATCCTCTTCCATTGGCAAGTTATTTTCGCTTAAAAGACGATGCAGCTTTTGCGCAGTTAGAGTATATAGCAACTTATTTATCATTTTCATATGTAGAAGGTATGAATCCGAATCAGCCGATGCTACCTTCTAAATATATAGTGGATTCAACGCTTTATGTTAAGCCGACGAATTACTCTTCGATTAACAGATTAAATAATAATACTTATGTTTCAGATGATGAACTTGATGAGAAATTGGCTTATCATGCTGGAATAGGAAAGATATTAAAGCAAGAACCGGTAATACTTAAACAATTTCGTAGAAACCTTGCTTACTTAGAAAAAGGGACTGAACGTATATCAGCAAAGTGGGAGACTTCCCTATTGTCCTCAAATATCTCTATTACCAAATTAGAACGCTATGCTGCATGCCCATTTAGATATTCACTTGAGCAGGTTTTGAAGGTAGAACCACCAATTGAAAAGCAAACCAAAATCGACCCACGTGAAACAGGAAATATGCTTCATCGTATTATTGAAGAATTCTATAAAGAAGTGAAAGGGCGTCCATTCAAAGACCTCCAGATTTTCTATAATAATAAAGCGGAAGAAAAATTAGAAACAATTTTTGAAAAAGAATGGGAAGTCATTGTCCAAAAACACTATGAACTGTCCAGACGGATTTTAAATAAAGAAAAAGAAGAATGGTGGAAGAAATTACGTAAATGGCTGGCTGCTGAAAAACATCGTTTTTGGGAAAATGACCAAATAGCGGAAATGTCGATCTTTCGAATCGAAGAGCCTGTTCAATTAAGTATCGATATGCCGAACAACGAACCTCTAGTATTAACAGGGAAAATTGATCGTATTGATATAGATGAACATGGTTTTGTTATTTATGATTATAAATCAAGTAATAAGAATTTAGATTTTGAAAATGAAATTCCGAGCGGAATTGTGCTTCAAGTTCCCCTTTATATGATGGCGCTTGAGCAAGAGTTTAATGAAGGTAGATTTAAAGCACATGTAATTAAAAAGGCAGAACCTATTGGTGGCGGTTATATTTCGGTTAAAGACCCAAATCTTCGTAACAAAAATACAGTTTGGATAGACGAGAGTCATAAAATGCGATTTGAACCAAATGTTAAAATAAAACCTAATATTGAACGGATTAATAGCGAAACGTTAATTAATGATTATCAATTTCCAGCATTAATCGAGAAACTTTGGCGTGGCACGGCTACCGACTTTTCTGTTAAACCATATTCATCAGCTTCTTGTAAATATTGTAACTATAAAATGATTTGCAGGGTAACGACCGAAAAGCATGGTAAAGAGTAA
- a CDS encoding sensor histidine kinase: MNLIIKQVIVGLIVSFGSAVLLLSSTFYAFPLLEWSELWSARVLGVPYIIVIFTVMIGIGTISGISSGSFWREKLHLIDQQLDNLIRGQKISFEQIETVQEINQIQQHLLSLEMKLKKQAELSQRLATERAVDREKSLQEVVVQERNRLARDLHDSVSQQLFAASMMMSAINETSSLRDSPVKKQLKMVENMIHQSQSEMRALLLHLRPVALKGKSLKEGIEELLTELTQKVPIIVDWKLENFEMDKGVEDQLFRILQESISNTLRHAKANSLHVMVIKRDDTVILRVVDDGVGFIVDQVKTSSYGLQNMQERALELGGTLKVISLENQGTRLEVKIPYIKNEVSGND, translated from the coding sequence ATGAACCTTATAATAAAACAGGTGATCGTTGGTTTAATCGTTTCGTTTGGTAGTGCAGTTTTGTTACTATCTTCGACGTTTTATGCGTTTCCTTTACTAGAGTGGTCAGAGCTTTGGTCTGCACGTGTATTGGGGGTTCCGTATATAATTGTAATTTTCACGGTGATGATTGGTATCGGAACAATAAGCGGTATTTCATCAGGCTCTTTCTGGCGTGAAAAGCTGCACTTGATTGATCAGCAACTTGATAATTTGATTAGAGGTCAGAAAATCTCCTTTGAACAGATAGAAACTGTACAGGAGATTAATCAAATTCAACAACACCTACTTAGTCTCGAAATGAAATTAAAAAAACAAGCCGAATTGTCACAAAGACTCGCAACTGAAAGAGCAGTGGATCGTGAAAAAAGCTTACAAGAGGTTGTTGTTCAAGAAAGGAACCGTCTAGCACGTGACCTTCATGATTCAGTTAGCCAGCAGCTATTTGCAGCATCGATGATGATGTCAGCGATTAACGAAACAAGTTCACTCCGAGACTCACCTGTAAAAAAACAACTTAAAATGGTCGAAAACATGATTCATCAATCACAATCAGAAATGCGGGCGCTGCTACTCCATTTACGACCTGTTGCCCTAAAAGGGAAGTCGTTAAAGGAGGGAATTGAGGAATTATTGACTGAATTAACGCAAAAAGTTCCGATTATCGTTGATTGGAAACTAGAAAATTTCGAAATGGACAAAGGTGTCGAGGATCAGTTATTTCGAATATTACAGGAGTCCATCTCTAATACATTACGACATGCAAAAGCAAATTCGTTACATGTTATGGTTATTAAAAGGGATGATACAGTGATATTACGTGTCGTTGATGATGGTGTTGGCTTCATTGTAGATCAAGTTAAAACAAGTTCATATGGATTGCAAAATATGCAAGAACGTGCACTTGAATTAGGGGGAACGCTTAAGGTTATCAGTCTTGAGAATCAAGGTACGCGGTTAGAGGTAAAAATACCTTACATAAAAAATGAGGTGAGTGGCAATGATTAA
- the liaF gene encoding cell wall-active antibiotics response protein LiaF: MFHRLSTDKLNWILIIGVILLIVEVAFFNGGLVFTVVFSSFLSYIGWKKYQRIWGKVLFWIGIISLVITILNMIAVRFLFIAAIVLFVIHYSRSKKEPEKIIPQFEKDEDIKPQEPLIKIEPLLEQRLLGDQKTSDTVYKWHDVNIHGGFGDRIIDLSNTVLPEESIISIRHFIGNIKVYVPYEVEVYIIHSSLIGRASLLGEHYIKLMNQSISYQSEEYYSKKPRVKILTSIWSGDIEVKRI; encoded by the coding sequence ATGTTTCATCGCTTATCTACAGATAAATTAAATTGGATATTGATCATAGGGGTAATCCTCTTAATTGTTGAGGTAGCTTTTTTCAATGGCGGCCTAGTTTTTACAGTAGTGTTCTCATCTTTTTTGAGTTATATCGGTTGGAAGAAATACCAACGAATTTGGGGAAAGGTTTTATTTTGGATCGGCATTATTTCGCTAGTAATTACTATTTTAAATATGATCGCTGTTCGTTTCTTATTTATTGCCGCAATCGTCCTTTTTGTCATTCATTATTCTCGATCTAAAAAAGAACCTGAAAAAATTATCCCTCAGTTTGAAAAGGACGAGGATATAAAGCCTCAAGAACCTTTAATTAAGATAGAGCCATTGCTAGAACAACGACTTTTGGGTGATCAAAAGACAAGTGATACAGTTTATAAATGGCATGATGTGAATATCCATGGAGGATTTGGGGACAGAATTATTGACTTAAGCAACACAGTACTTCCAGAGGAATCGATTATATCAATAAGACATTTTATAGGAAATATAAAGGTTTATGTTCCTTATGAGGTTGAAGTTTATATTATTCACAGTTCGCTAATAGGCCGTGCAAGTTTATTAGGTGAACATTATATTAAACTTATGAATCAATCTATTTCTTATCAAAGCGAAGAATATTATTCTAAGAAACCAAGGGTAAAAATACTCACCTCGATCTGGTCAGGCGATATAGAGGTGAAAAGAATATGA
- a CDS encoding PspA/IM30 family protein has translation MTNIIKRIKDAIAADLHDLLDEKEEKNPIAKLNQYLRQSEAETEKVRKLVERQYRLKEEFTKEYNFALDMSNKRKYQAEIAQQAGEEDLNNFAMKEYEEYKGRSERMKALSEEASEQFTTLEQKYEEMKHRLKDMHIKRMELMGRENMARAHYQINNVIEQSGDKPYSRFNEIDQYIQNLEHKVNSAYYRNTFDSKIDQLERAMKKEVNVN, from the coding sequence ATGACAAATATTATTAAACGTATAAAGGATGCAATTGCTGCAGATTTACATGATTTATTAGATGAAAAAGAGGAGAAAAATCCGATTGCAAAACTTAATCAGTATTTGCGTCAAAGTGAGGCCGAAACAGAAAAAGTTCGTAAATTGGTCGAAAGACAATATCGCTTAAAAGAGGAATTTACGAAAGAGTATAATTTTGCCTTAGACATGTCAAATAAACGGAAATACCAGGCTGAGATTGCTCAACAGGCTGGCGAAGAAGACTTGAACAACTTTGCGATGAAAGAATACGAAGAATACAAAGGCCGTTCGGAGCGTATGAAGGCACTAAGTGAAGAAGCAAGTGAGCAATTTACAACTCTAGAACAAAAATATGAGGAAATGAAACATCGTCTAAAGGACATGCATATAAAACGAATGGAACTTATGGGTCGTGAAAATATGGCTAGAGCGCACTATCAAATCAATAATGTTATCGAACAAAGTGGCGACAAACCATACTCACGCTTTAACGAAATTGATCAATATATCCAAAATTTAGAGCATAAAGTGAATAGTGCTTACTATAGAAATACGTTTGATAGTAAAATTGACCAACTTGAAAGAGCAATGAAAAAAGAAGTTAATGTGAATTGA
- a CDS encoding nicotinate phosphoribosyltransferase has product MTKNYEDDSLFLHTDLYQINMVETYWNDDMHNRKAVFDIYFRKLPFNNGFAIFAGLERIIEYLQNFSVTQSDLEYLREIGYKDDFLEYLETIKFTGTIRSMREGELVFANEPLIRVEASLAEAQIIETALLNIVNYQTLVATKAARIKQVIGDEAAMEFGTRRAQELDAAIWGTRAAFIGGFEATSNVRAGKMFGIPVAGTHAHSLVQAYKDEYIAFHEYAKRHKDCTFLVDTYDTLRSGVPTAIKVAKELGENIKFTGIRLDSGDLAYLSKEARKMLDEAGFQNAKIVASNDLDEYTIINLKQQGAKIDVWGVGTKLITAYDQPALGAVYKLVSIEDENGELVDTIKISSNPEKVTTPGLKKVYRIINRSNNKSEGDYITLEEENPQEENRLKLFHPIHTYISKFVTNFEAKELHQDIFLNGNLVYELPDIREIQQYAKANLNVLWDEYKRPANPEEYPVDLSPKCWNNKMANIEEARQKVEQILEDNK; this is encoded by the coding sequence ATGACGAAGAACTATGAAGATGATAGCTTATTTTTGCATACAGATTTATACCAAATAAATATGGTTGAAACATATTGGAATGATGATATGCATAATCGAAAAGCGGTTTTTGACATCTATTTTAGAAAATTACCATTTAACAATGGTTTCGCTATTTTCGCTGGTCTAGAAAGAATTATCGAATATTTACAGAACTTTTCTGTAACACAAAGTGATCTTGAGTATTTGCGGGAAATTGGTTATAAAGATGATTTTCTAGAATATCTAGAAACTATAAAGTTTACGGGTACGATTCGATCTATGCGAGAAGGAGAGTTAGTATTCGCAAATGAGCCGCTTATTCGTGTGGAGGCATCATTAGCGGAAGCACAAATAATAGAAACAGCTCTACTTAATATCGTCAATTATCAAACCTTGGTTGCGACCAAGGCCGCTCGAATTAAACAAGTAATTGGGGACGAAGCTGCGATGGAGTTTGGAACTCGAAGAGCGCAAGAACTCGATGCTGCTATTTGGGGCACAAGAGCCGCGTTTATTGGTGGATTTGAAGCAACTAGTAATGTTAGAGCTGGGAAAATGTTTGGAATTCCGGTTGCTGGAACGCACGCTCACTCACTTGTTCAAGCGTATAAAGATGAATATATAGCCTTCCATGAATATGCAAAAAGGCATAAAGACTGTACGTTCCTTGTTGATACCTATGATACGTTAAGATCTGGTGTACCAACAGCGATCAAAGTTGCAAAAGAGCTTGGCGAAAACATAAAGTTTACTGGTATTCGCTTAGATAGTGGTGATTTAGCTTATCTATCAAAAGAGGCACGTAAAATGCTTGATGAAGCGGGTTTTCAAAATGCAAAAATTGTTGCTTCAAACGATCTAGATGAATACACCATTATTAATTTAAAACAACAAGGAGCAAAAATTGATGTATGGGGCGTTGGAACTAAATTGATTACAGCTTATGATCAACCTGCTTTAGGAGCGGTTTATAAATTAGTTTCAATTGAAGATGAGAACGGTGAACTGGTTGACACGATTAAAATATCTTCCAATCCCGAAAAAGTTACTACACCAGGTTTGAAAAAAGTATATCGCATCATTAACAGATCAAACAACAAATCTGAAGGAGATTACATCACATTAGAAGAAGAAAATCCGCAGGAAGAAAATCGCTTAAAATTATTTCATCCAATCCATACCTATATTAGTAAATTTGTGACTAACTTTGAAGCAAAGGAGCTTCATCAAGATATTTTTCTAAACGGTAACCTCGTATATGAGCTTCCTGACATTCGTGAGATTCAGCAATATGCTAAAGCAAATTTAAATGTTTTGTGGGATGAATACAAACGACCAGCAAATCCAGAGGAATATCCTGTAGACTTGAGTCCTAAATGTTGGAATAACAAGATGGCTAATATTGAGGAAGCGAGACAAAAGGTTGAACAAATATTAGAGGACAACAAATAG
- a CDS encoding lmo0954 family membrane protein — protein sequence MKKILLFIAGLITFMILLANLGPMILLGASVWLLYVIFKQFIKTTSIFKKVCWVILGLFVLSITFSNIYAVIGVAAAYVLYLIYKEWKVKKAPVATSEISDDPFTNFEKQWAELTK from the coding sequence ATGAAGAAAATCTTATTATTCATTGCAGGTTTAATCACTTTTATGATCCTGCTAGCAAATTTAGGTCCAATGATTTTATTAGGTGCAAGTGTGTGGCTACTGTATGTCATCTTTAAGCAGTTTATTAAAACAACTTCAATTTTCAAAAAAGTATGTTGGGTGATTTTAGGGTTGTTCGTACTAAGCATAACATTTTCTAACATATATGCTGTAATCGGTGTAGCTGCTGCCTACGTGCTGTACTTAATTTATAAAGAATGGAAAGTGAAGAAAGCACCTGTAGCCACTAGTGAAATTAGTGATGATCCATTTACGAATTTTGAAAAACAATGGGCAGAATTAACAAAATAA